TTGCTCGTTGATATTTATTCCTTCTTTATCTGTATCATAGTTTTAGTGAATTGGTATTACAATTACACTTTCTAAGCCTGGACGCGAGAGAAGAGACGGTCGAGTAGAACTGAAAGCTGAACGCTTCCAATGGATTCCAGTGATGCAACGGTGAAATTGCTACTGCTAAACTCGCTGGGAGATGACCTTGGGGGGCATTCGCACTAAAAGTTAGATGATCGTAATATATGTACTTATTTTTAAGCCAACCAACGAGATAGCCAAACTTTGAATAGTCTTGTTCTACACTTTCCCAAATGCGCTTCTGCACACTAAAGCTGAAGTTTCCGTTACTGTACTTTACCCAAAGTTGGTCAATCATACAGAGATCAGTGCAGGGAAAGTTGTTGATAGATTTGTCATTAAGCCAACCTTCTTTTTCTCTGCCAGATACTTTGAGCATGACAGCTAAAGTCAGTAGATCCGCTTTTTTCCATTCTCCTAATTTCAGTAAATCTTGCAGTTGTGTGTAGTCTATCCTAAGCTCATCGGTGCTAGTGTATAAGACTGGTATCTGCTCTTGTGAAAGGTTTTCTAATCCAATAGCAACTATACCTTCGTCAAAAGCTCTTTGAATAACATCTTGATTATTTGTGTTGTCATACCCCAGCCCATCATAAAACCCTTGAGCAAATACAATAGCAGCTTTATCATCAATTGGCTGATTCATACCAATTACATAATTAATATATTGGCTAATCGCCTCTCCAGATTTGGCTGAATAACAGGCATTAAGTAATACACACTTAACATAATCAACGTGTAACCTAAACAATGCTGCCAAACTTTCTGGTGATACAGGTTTGCGATTTCCTCCATCGTCTTCTAACAACAAGCTGCCATCCTTCATCCCATGTCCGCAAAAATGGACTATTTGGGGACGTTCTTCTGCGATTGATCTACGAATATCCTGAGGGCGTATAGCCGTTCTAATCCTAATATCAAATAAATCTCGTTTTACTGCCCGTTTAATGGCTTTCTCTATTTGGCGTAGATATAGCGAAGCTGTCACCAGGGGCAAGATAGCCTGAAAGTACTGCTGTCGGTATACCTATAATCTTGCCGCGACTGGAACCATAATGTTGCCGCTACTGAGGCTGTAATGCTCATTATTTCGTGAGGCGATCGCAACACTAATTGAACGATTGGAACCATAACATTGCCGAAAACTAAAAATGGAACGATAAACTTGCCAAAACAAGATACTTCAAGTCTTCATTTTTAGGTTGATGCATTTCAATAGACATCTCCGAAAATACTCAAATTGTTTGCCGAAGTGACTTTTAGCGTGCGATTGCCCAAGGGGCACTGCGCTTCGCGCAATCGCCAATTCNNNNNNNNNNNNNNNNNNNNNNNNNNNNNNNNNNNNNNNNNNNNNNNNNNNNNNNNNNNNNNNNNNNNNNNNNNNNNNNNNNNNNNNNNNNNNNNNNNNNAATTGAAATGTTGTTAAATGTCTGAGATATGTCAAAGTTAAAATTATTTGCTCTTCCAACGACAGTTTAGGTCTGCGACCTCCTCCACCCGCAATAATTCTTACCTTTTTAGACTCAGATGATACTTGTTTTTGGTTATGCACCTCTCTCGCTTGTTCTAAAAGTTGCTCTAATTGCTCATACTTGAGACCAATTAAACGCTGTGCATCTAGAGGATGATGTTGAATATGCTCAAATAGAGAACCCACAATAGTTTGGTAAAAATACATTTGTATATGATTTTACCAGGAATTATTTATTTTCCGGAGATGTCTATTTATTTGCTCTCCACAAGACTATGTATTGTTGCTGACAATACATCACATTGCTGTCGATGGTTTCTCATTTGGGATTATTCTGGATGAGTTGCGTTTGCTTTACGAGGCGGAAAATACGGGTAAAGCAGTATCTCTAGCTCCTATTCATGACTCGTATAAGGACTTTGTGCAATGGCAACAGAAAATGCTCAAAAGTTCTGTAGGAGATAATCTACGGGCATATTGGCACAAACAGTTTGCTGGGGAGTTACCAGTATTAAATATACCTACAGACCGCCCCCGACCGCCAGTCCAGAATTATCAAGGAGCTTGTTTTAGTTTTGAACTCACTAAAGAATTAGCCGATCGCCTCAGAGAAATAGGGAAAAGGGAGGGAGCAACCCTTTACATGACCCTGCTGGCTGCTTTTCAAGTGCTCCTTCATCGTTACACGGGTCAGGAAGATATCGTTGTTGGCTCTCCTACGGAGGGGAGAAGTAAGACTGAATTCACCAATACTGTAGGCTTTTTTGTGAATATGCTTGCCCTAAGAGTCAATCTTACGGGCAATCCTACTTTTCTTTTGCTTTTGTTTCAAGTACGTCAAACGGTATTAGCAGCACTCACCCATCAAGATTATCCTTCTCCATTATTAATCGAGCGATTACAGTTAAACCGCGACCCCAGTTTTCTAGGACTTTTCCGTGCTTCGTTTAATCTGTTGCAATTTCAGGAAATGGCACCGGAATATGAATTATCTATGTCTACTCAAACAACAGCCAGAGAAGATTGGGGAGGTTTGAGGTTAGAACCTTTTGTCATCCCACAACAAGAAGGTCAAAACGATATAGTTTTGGACATTGTTGAGACAAGAGAATCCTTAGTTGGTATATTTAGGTACAGCACTGACCTATTTCATGAGACAACAATCAGCCGCATGGCAGGCAATTTTCAGACTTTGCTGGCGGGAATTGTGACGAACCCAGAGCAGGAGATTGCTTCATTACCTTTGCTCAGTGAAGTCGAACAACATCTGCTTGAGGAGTGGAATAACAATCAGGTAGACTATCCCCAAGATCGGTGCATTCATCAGTTGTTTGAAGCTCAGGTGAACAAGACACCAAATGCAGTAGCAGTATCGTTTAAAGACCAACAACTGACATATCAAGAGTTAAACCTTCGAGCCAATCAACTAGCACACTACTTGCGCTCTTTGGGGGTAAAACCAGAAGTGCTAGTGGGGATTTGTGTCGAGCGTTCCCTAGAGATGGTTGTAGGATTACTAGGAATTCTTAAAGCTGGTGGAGCTTATGTACCATTAGATCCGCAATTACCCCAAGAACGCTTAAATTTCATGCTCAGTGATTCACAAGTCTCGATACTGTTAACTCAACAAAAACTGATAGAAATTCTTCCTCAGCAGAATGCACCTGTAGTTTGTTTAGACAAAGATTGGGAAGTAATTAGTCAGGAAAGTGAAACAAATCTAGTTAATAGTGCGACATCACAAAATCTAGCCTATGTAGTCTACACATCAGGCTCTACAGGTACATCAAAAGGAGTTGCGATCGCCCATCGCAGTCTGGTTAATGCATATTGCTCAACTCAAAATCTAGCAGAAGCTTACCAACCTACTCAACAAGAAGGAGTATTGCAAGATCCTGTAGAACGCATTGAATTTAAGCTCAAGCAACCAGGATTACGACAGTTAGAACCCTCTCAACATAGCGTAAAATTACCCCAACCTGAGTTTGATGACAACCTCACTCAAGCTTACCTAGAACGTCAAAGTTATCGGCAATTTTTGCCTCAACCTATTTCTTTAACACAATTTAGCCAGTTTTTAAGTTGCTTGCAGCAGATGAAACTGGATAATTATCCTCTACCAAAATATCTTTATCCTTCCGCTGGTAGTCTCTATCCCGTACAGACTTAGTTGTTAATTAAACCTAACCGAGTAGAAGGTTTATCAGCAGGAATATACTACTATTATCCTGCTGAGCATCGTTTGATATTGGTCAGCGATAGCAGCGAAATTGATGGCAGTGTTTATCGTGGCAATCAACCAATTTTTGATAATGGTGCTTTTTCGCTATTTTTGATTGGAGAACTAAGTGCTATTACTCCGATTTATGGAGAATTAGCAAAAGAATATTGTCTTTTAGAAGCGGGTCATATCGGTCAGTTGTTAATGAAATCTGCGCCAGAACAGGAAATTGGATTGTGTCCTATTGGCTATCTGGAATTGAGCGAAATACAAGATTTATTTAAGCTCGAATCGAGTCAGGTTTTACTTTATAGCTTTGTGGGTGGCAAAATCAATTTAGCTCAAACTCAACAGTGGTTTTCCTCTAAAACCGATAAAGGTTTCCAATCAATTTCTGTGCAGTTACGGGAGTATTTACAACAGAAGCTACCGACATATATGGTACCTTCTGAGTATATTTTATTAGATGCCTTGCCTCTCACTGCGAATGGGAAAGTAGACCGCAAGATGTTACCTACTCCCGATATAGTCAGGTCTAAATCTGAAGCAGTTTTAACACCTCCAAAAACTGAAATGGAGCGATCTTTGGTCGAAATTGTACAAGAACTTCTTCAGGTATATGCAGTGGGTATAGATAATAATTTCTTTCAGTTAGGCATGGATTCATTGAAATTAGTGCAGTTAAGGAATAAGTTGCAAACTCAACTCAGAGTCAATATTTCCCTGAAACAATTGTTAGTAGAAGCAACGAATATTGCAGAATTAGCTGTAGCTGTAGACGAGCAATTAACTTTAGCAAAAATTAAGTCAGTGCCCTTGTCTGCTGAATCCGATAATAATACAGAAATCATCGAATTATGAATAGAAATAAACTTTTAACAGAACTGAAACAACAGGGAATCAAATTATCAGTCAAAAACGAACGATTGATTATTGAAGCTCCAAAAGGAGTATTGACACCAAAACTAAGAAACTCCTTAGCAGAACATAAGCTAGATATTATACGTTTGCTAGAACAAACCGAGATAAATACTACTTCTGTACCAGTAATTGAATCAGATTCTACCAGCCGATATGAACCTTTTCCCCTTACTGATATTCAGCAAGCATATTGGATCGGACGCAGTGGCATATTTGAGTTAGGGGATGTAGCTATTAGTGGTTATATCGAGTTTGAAACTGAAAATTTAGACTTGTCGCGACTTTCAGCAGCTTGGCAGAAATTAATTTATCGTCACGATATGCTGCGAGCTGTAGTCTTACCTACAGGAGAGCAACAGATTTTAGAGGAAGTTCCAGACTATGAAATTTCTACCTTGGATCTGCGAGAAGTACAAAATCTTGAAGCAGAACGGGTACTCACAGCCATGCGAGAAAAATTATCCCATCAGATGTTACCTTGCGATCAATGGCCTTTGTTTGATATTCGAGCCACTTATTTGGACGACCATCGGATGCGGCTTCATATCAAAATAGATTTATTGATGATGGATGCTGCTAGTGTTCAAATTCTATTCCAAGAGTGGAATCAACTTTACCAAAATCCTGAAATTTCCTTTAAACCATTGGAGGTATCATTCCGAGATTATGTAATTAATAAGCAAACACGACAAGATCCAGAATTGATAAAGCGATCGCACAATTACTGGTTCAGTCGTTTAGATACTTTACCCCCAGCACCAAAATTACCTCTAGTTTATTTTCCTAGCGAATTAAAAGATTATAGATTTAAACGTTACCGCGCTCGACTCGAACACAATATTTGGGAGCAATTAAAACAGCGAGGGAAAAATGCTGGTTTGACTCCTTCTGTGATTTTGCTGGCTGCTTTTGCGGAAATTTTAACAGTGTGGAGCAAGAATCCTCGCTTTACGATCAATCTCACCGTGTTTGAACGTCTTCCTCTCCATCCTGACATTGATCGCATTATAGGCGATTTTACTAATACAATTTTATTGGCAGTAGATAATTCAACCCTAGCTACATTTACTATCCGCGCTCGGAAAATACAGCAGCAATTATTACAAGACTTAGACCATATTCATATTAGTGGAGTGGAGGTACTGCGGGAATTAGTTCGTCGTAGAAAAACTGGATTAACCGCAGTGATGCCAATAGTTTTTACCAGTCTTTTAGGTTTAAATTCTGTAAATCAAAGAGATTTAGAACTCAGTTTTTTAGGAGAAGAAGTTTATAGCATTAGTCAAACACCGCAAGTCTGGCTCGACCATCAAGTTACCGAACAAAAAGGAGCATTAATATTCAACTGGGATGTGGTGGAAGAACTCTTCCCTCTTGGTCTTATGGGTGATATGTTTGGGGCTTACTGTGATTTACTCAAGTGTCTGGCTACTTCCGAATCGGCTTGGGTGGAAGCACAACAAGAATTATTACCTGCAACTCAAACAACTAAACGCCATGAGGTAAATAATACTAGTGCTCCAATTTGTCAGCAAACTTTGCACGGCTTGTTTACCTTGCAAGTGAAAACACAACCCCAACAAGTAGCAGTCATTACGAATGAATGCCAGTTAACATATGAACAATTATACCAGCGAGCATCAGGATTAGCACGTAGATTACAACAGTCGGGAGCAACCCCTAACACCTTAGTAGCTGTAGTGATGGACAAAGGTTGGGAACAAGTTGTAGCCGTACTAGGAATTTTAATGTCTGGAGCGGCGTATCTCCCGATTGACCCCAATTTACCCCAACAGCGACAGTGGTATTTACTCGAACAAGGACAAGTTAAACTAGTTGTTACCCTACCCCACCTAGAAAGCAATCTTTCTTTACCTCCAGGGGTGCAGAGTCTATGTGTTGACGATAGCAATGCAGAGACTAACCCGACCTTCGCGCCCTTAAACGATGAAAATAACCGCAATCTAGCCTACGTAATTTATACATCAGGTTCCACTGGATTACCTAAAGGAGTAGCCATCGACCATCGGGGTGCAGTTAATACAATTGTTGATATTAACCAGCGCTTTGGAGTTGGAAGTGGCGACCGCCTCTTGGCTCTCTCGGCGTTAAATTTTGATTTATCAGTGTACGATATCTTCGGTATTCTTGCAGCTGGGGGAACCATAGTCATTCCACCGAAAGATGCAGTTAAAGACCCGGCTTGCTGGTATGAATTAATAGTTAAGCAAGGAGTTACGATCTGGAATTCAGTTCCGGCTCTGATGCAGATGTTGGTAGAGTATTTATCCGCACAGCCTTTCATAGTACCATTATCATTACGTTTGGCTTTGCTAAGTGGAGATTGGCTGCCTTTAAGTTTACCAGAGCAAATTCATTTGTTTTGCTCGGATATTGAAATAGTTAGTTTGGGGGGAGCAACGGAAGCTTCAATTTGGTCGATTTGCTATCCCATCACCGCAGTCTCCCCCGATTGTCCGAGTATTCCCTATGGTAAACCGCTGACGAATCAACAGTTTTATGTCTTCAATGAATTAATGGAACCAACTCCGCTATGGGTTACAGGACAGCTTTAT
The sequence above is a segment of the Mastigocladopsis repens PCC 10914 genome. Coding sequences within it:
- a CDS encoding GUN4 domain-containing protein; translated protein: MTASLYLRQIEKAIKRAVKRDLFDIRIRTAIRPQDIRRSIAEERPQIVHFCGHGMKDGSLLLEDDGGNRKPVSPESLAALFRLHVDYVKCVLLNACYSAKSGEAISQYINYVIGMNQPIDDKAAIVFAQGFYDGLGYDNTNNQDVIQRAFDEGIVAIGLENLSQEQIPVLYTSTDELRIDYTQLQDLLKLGEWKKADLLTLAVMLKVSGREKEGWLNDKSINNFPCTDLCMIDQLWVKYSNGNFSFSVQKRIWESVEQDYSKFGYLVGWLKNKYIYYDHLTFSANAPQGHLPASLAVAISPLHHWNPLEAFSFQFYSTVSSLASRLRKCNCNTNSLKL
- a CDS encoding SagB/ThcOx family dehydrogenase; the encoded protein is MLIKPNRVEGLSAGIYYYYPAEHRLILVSDSSEIDGSVYRGNQPIFDNGAFSLFLIGELSAITPIYGELAKEYCLLEAGHIGQLLMKSAPEQEIGLCPIGYLELSEIQDLFKLESSQVLLYSFVGGKINLAQTQQWFSSKTDKGFQSISVQLREYLQQKLPTYMVPSEYILLDALPLTANGKVDRKMLPTPDIVRSKSEAVLTPPKTEMERSLVEIVQELLQVYAVGIDNNFFQLGMDSLKLVQLRNKLQTQLRVNISLKQLLVEATNIAELAVAVDEQLTLAKIKSVPLSAESDNNTEIIEL
- a CDS encoding non-ribosomal peptide synthetase, with the translated sequence MNRNKLLTELKQQGIKLSVKNERLIIEAPKGVLTPKLRNSLAEHKLDIIRLLEQTEINTTSVPVIESDSTSRYEPFPLTDIQQAYWIGRSGIFELGDVAISGYIEFETENLDLSRLSAAWQKLIYRHDMLRAVVLPTGEQQILEEVPDYEISTLDLREVQNLEAERVLTAMREKLSHQMLPCDQWPLFDIRATYLDDHRMRLHIKIDLLMMDAASVQILFQEWNQLYQNPEISFKPLEVSFRDYVINKQTRQDPELIKRSHNYWFSRLDTLPPAPKLPLVYFPSELKDYRFKRYRARLEHNIWEQLKQRGKNAGLTPSVILLAAFAEILTVWSKNPRFTINLTVFERLPLHPDIDRIIGDFTNTILLAVDNSTLATFTIRARKIQQQLLQDLDHIHISGVEVLRELVRRRKTGLTAVMPIVFTSLLGLNSVNQRDLELSFLGEEVYSISQTPQVWLDHQVTEQKGALIFNWDVVEELFPLGLMGDMFGAYCDLLKCLATSESAWVEAQQELLPATQTTKRHEVNNTSAPICQQTLHGLFTLQVKTQPQQVAVITNECQLTYEQLYQRASGLARRLQQSGATPNTLVAVVMDKGWEQVVAVLGILMSGAAYLPIDPNLPQQRQWYLLEQGQVKLVVTLPHLESNLSLPPGVQSLCVDDSNAETNPTFAPLNDENNRNLAYVIYTSGSTGLPKGVAIDHRGAVNTIVDINQRFGVGSGDRLLALSALNFDLSVYDIFGILAAGGTIVIPPKDAVKDPACWYELIVKQGVTIWNSVPALMQMLVEYLSAQPFIVPLSLRLALLSGDWLPLSLPEQIHLFCSDIEIVSLGGATEASIWSICYPITAVSPDCPSIPYGKPLTNQQFYVFNELMEPTPLWVTGQLYIGGIGLALGYWKDDEKTNASFITGLQAIGLNPEYEAHTQIEQMATHYIQELQLKPLLP